TCTTTTTTAAGTTATCATACTTATCACAAACTTCAACAATCAGTTCACCAATATTTTTTGCATCTGTGTTTATTTTAATTTCCCTGTGACCTGTCTCAGAGGAAATTATTCCAAAGAATCTAACATATATTTCTCTCATTTTTACCTCTCTCTTGAAAGAAGAATCATGGTATAGATAGCATAATATGTATATTCAATATCAGGAGCACCCATATTGCCAAATCCGCCCCAGGGAGTCTTGAAATTAAGAATGCTATCTGTAACTTTGCTTGCAGAAATTGTATTTAAACACTCCAAAAGCGTAAGAGAATTAACTCCACAAAAAAATGAAGCAAGGTCCGTTGTTCTGGATCTCAAATGATTTTTGAAACCGGCGTTTGACTGGCAATTTAATACAAAATCTTTAACTTGTTTTTCATCAATCCGATTTAAATAATCTAATAAATACAATGAAAACAACGCCGATGCTGTCTCAACAAGATTTGGTTGCAAAGATTTATATGATGCTTTAAAACCTCCTTCCGGTGTTTTCAGGTTTATCAAAAATTCAGAGGTTTTATTGAGAAATTCTTTATCCAATAAATCAGACTTATCCAGCAGGTTCAAAGAGAAAATCCCATAAAATGTCGAGTATGCAGTGGGTTGGCTCGATTTTTCATCTTTCAGAAATCCTCCTTCTGTGGACTGTAAAGATAGAATAAATTTACTGATTTTATCTATATCAAGTTCATCGAAGTTACCAGTTGCTATGGATGTTCCGATTCCACAGAAAGTATGAATCATATCAGGATATGCATCCTTTCTATATCCAAAACCACCATTTTTATTATAGCATGAAAATAAAAAATCTTTAAGGCCACTACGGTCTAACAATTTTTCTTTCTCAATCATTTTGAATGTTTCAATTGCAAAGAATGAATAATATAAATCCGAAGTAGTTTCGCCCAACCTTCCGACAAATCCACCATCTTTTTGTTGGAGCTTGCTAAATAAGTTTTCTGTGTCATTCAATTCCTCCTGAAGCTCAGGTGATAGTTCTTTAACTGTAGCTATGCATAAGCTATTCATGACATCACCTTATTCAACCTGATTCGCTTGATTACTGTATCGATCTCAATATCTGTATTTTTACATCCTCCTTTTAACAAAGGTAAACCTCCGCTTGGTATTTTCAAAGAATCTACAATTGGAATGGCTTTCATCAAAGAATCCAGGCAGGCAACAGCGAAAAATGCATTGGCTTTTCTTTCTTTGAGCATTCTTAACACTACCGTTGCTCCTTCTGAGATATAGATGGTATAACCTAATTCCCTGGCAACCTTAATGATAGGATTAATCTTGCAATTCTCACTTCCGCAATCCTCGCAGATAAGCTGTAAACCAGTTTCCAGTGGTTCATAGTGATTTCGGCATTTCTCAGAGTCGCGAAGGCAATGAGGTACTATCAAAACTCTTTTATCATAAGGAATTTTACTGAAGTCTTCACTCAATATCTGGGTCTTTAACTCCGCTATAGTAAAATCAAGATATTTTGAAGGCAAGCCCAGATGATTTAGTATTTTTGTTCCGGTTGCATCTATACAATCAACGCTCTCTTTACTTGTGTAAATAAGTTCACGTATTTTTTGCCTGTCCTCCGGATCAGGTATATTTGAGATTTTCCTGGCTCTACCAGGATATTCAAAATCCTTTATTGTAAATACTGCTGATTCTGAAGATCCCTCTCCTTCTCCGCCGGAAACCCATTTTTCCGTAGATTTTGCAAAGATTATAGCTTCTTCGGGACAATCTCTTGCACATGCAGGGCAGTTATCTTTACAATTATATGGATTTGCAACTTTTACTCCACCTTGATCATCCTGGATATCAAAAACACCAAAAATACAGAAGTCAAAGCAGCTGCCACATCCAGTACATCTGTCATAATCAATTACCGGAAACCATTCATGAATTTCTTCGGTATTTTCCCCATTTTTTGCAGGTAATATATTTTTCATCTCAGTAATAACTTCTTTCAGACCCAAGTCCCTCATGTTAACATGAACCAACTCTCCCTTACACGAGTTGAAAAGCCATTTTTGCGATCTCTGGTAACAGGCAAGCGTTACAATTTTGTCATTTTTCAGTAAAGAATTCAAAAAAGGTAAGCCAAGTGTTGGGCTGCATAGATACGGATGTTCACTTATATATTTGACATTATGGTTCTCCCTTATATACGTACTGAGCTTACCAAAGTCTTCCTGCTTGAAAAACCCTCTTCCCCGGCACTGACATATTACGACTCCTACCATGATTATCCTCCTACCCTGATATCATTTTCATTACGCCAAGAAGACCCAGTTTACGAATCAGGAGCCCTTTTTTTGACATCAGGGGATTATAAATCTGGCCGTACTCAACGCTAGAAAACATACTCTCCATTATTTTTTTTATCTCACTGTTTTCTTCTGTCAATTCCAGCATGGCATCCATGATGCGGTCGTGAAATTGTGGTTTGTGACCAAACATCATTTTTGCCATTTTGGCAGAATATTTCAAATCATTATCAATCAATTCAGAGTAACAAAGTTCTGTATAGCGCCCCAGGCTTTTCTCGGAATATTCCCCTTCACTAATGATAGATGCTGCTAACTCTGCTGACTTCAATGCATAGTAAATACCTTCACCTGTAAGGGAATTAATCAGACCACCTGCTTCTCCTACAAGCACAAAATGATCCCCATGAAACTTATCCAGATAACTCTCTGCAACCGGATGCCCAAACAAAGATCTGCCATTTATCTTCATTTCTTCTGATCCTTTTAATTTCTGAGATATTATTGGATGATTTTGAATTATTTTATTGAATTTTTCTTTAATTCCATTCGCTTTTTTTGTTTGTTCAATATAACCAATATTAACCCCTTCTTTTCTTGGAAAAATCCAGAAATAACCATTGGTAGTAATATTCCCATCCCAAAAAATTTCGGGTTCATTTAATCTCTCTTCAACCAGACCGGATGGAAGTTTTAGCTCCTGGGAAATAGATATATAATATTTCGGTGGGCTAATGTTAATATATTTATACAGGTAAGAAGACGCTCCCCAGGCACCGACCAGAACATCAGATTCAAATTCCTTTCCTCCCTCTAACTTTATTGTCGCTCCACCGTTCATTTTAATAGAATCTACTTTGCTCTTTTCTAAGATCTCAACACCTTTTGCCTCTGCTCTATCAATTAACCACGAGTCAAATTTATTCCGGTATACTACTATACCTTTTTTTTCAACTGACTCAGAACACGAAACTGAGAAGCTCTTATTTTTTGTGTAAAGTGTTTCTTTTTTAACCTTTCTCTCGATAACTTCATCAGGCGGCTCTCCGACCAATTTGAGGCATCGTGTACACATCCCACCGCCGCATGGTTTATATCTATCTCTGCCCTGTTTATCGATAAGCAGAACTTTCTGACCCTGTTCTGCTAATTTCAAAGCTGTAAAGCTTCCCGCAGGACCGGCTCCTACTACAATTGTGTCATATTTCATTTTTTATCACCCATAATATTTTTGTTGAACCATATAATCTGTAAAACCGATAAGTATCTTTTTCGCTTCAGAATCCGGCAGTATTTCCAATGCGGATTTACCAGCATCTATAAAACTGGAAGCCCTGTTCAGGGCACGATCAATTGAACCTGTTTCCTTCAATATTTTGATAGTGCGTTTTCCTTCGATTATGTCTCCACTTTCCGGTTCTCCAGGTATTCCCTCAGATGCTATAAGATCAGTCACATCATCGTATATCTGGAAACCAACACCTGCAAGACATCCAAAGTCCCATAATGCCTGCGCTTCTTCCCTGCTTGCATTTGATAATACAGCGCCTATTTTTAATCCAGCCGCAAAAAGAACAGCGGTTTTTTTCTCCACCATCTGTAAATATTCGCTCTCTGTCACATCATTTCTTTTTTGAAAGTCTATATCCATCCATTGCCCCTCACATAGATCTATATAGGTTTTGGATAGGATTTGCATACTTTCGATGATCTGTGATGGTCCGCTTTTTGCATATGAAAGAATTTCAAAAGCTTTCGAATACAGGGCATCCCCTGCGAGAATCCCATCAGATGCCCCCCAAATTTTATGAACAGTGAGATATCCCTTCCGCGTATCGGCACCGTTTATAATGTCATTATGGATCAGGCAGACATTATTAATCAATTCGATAGCCAGGGCAGCAGGGATTACATCTTCCGGTTCCCCCCCTACAGCTTCTGCTGCTACTAACAACGTTGAGGGACGGAGCCTTTTTCCATCGGCATCCATAAGGCGGTGCATAGCAAGATACATCTCATCCAGGGGAGTTATGGAAGGAAAATTTGGTATCGATTCATTCACCATTTTAACTCTCTGGTATAGAGCTTTGATTATCAAATCATTTTTTTTTAAATGTAAATCAGAGATGCCTGGGTGCTGGTTTATGAGCGCTTCGATCATAAGACCATCTCATTTTGTCCATAACATACTACTCGTACTGCTAAAGTTAACAGTGTTAACCTGGCTCCGAATAATAGAATTTTTTCAATTTGCTCCAACCAATCCAACTCCTTTTTTGTTTCTACTTGTAAAATGTAACTCCATTTATAAGCATATACATTATACAAGTAATACTCATCATTTTAGTTGAAGTATATATTATTAATCTTATATTATATTCTATTAATTCTACAACAATAGTTCATTAGTATAATGTTGCAAGACCTAACTAATATTTAATAGATTATTATCATAGTGGTGGTGGTATTCGGTGCAACAATCAATTTATTATACGCTTCTTTAGTAGTAGCGATTTCAGGAGGTTTAAGGCTGTATGTGGCTTCTCTGCTTTCAGGAAAAGATATGGGTATTTCCATATCCCTTGTTATGGTTTTAATAGTCTATTCAACCTATACACTGGATAGGACCATAAATTGCATGGAGGATAAAGTCAACCGCACGCAAGAGAGCAATGCAAACAAGTTTATTCCTTATTTTTTATTGTGTATGTGTCTTCTGTTTGCCATTTTGATTCTAATACAAAATCGGATTTTTCCGCTAATAGCTTTGTTCCCTATTATTATGGGATTCATGTACACTAAGGGAGTTAAAATTGGGAATTATTCAATTAAATTAAAACAAGGCAAGGGAATTAAAAATTTTTTTGTTGCATTTACATGGGCTCTCACAATTATTCTCCTGATTTATCCTGCTGAGAATTTGAGTTTGTTTTTGATATTTATTTTATTTTTCATAAAGAGTTTTATAAATACTGTAATATTCGACTTTAAGGATATCAAAGGAGATTCCCAGGCAGGTTTGAAAACAATTCCTGTATATTTTGGGGAATTAAAAGCAAAACTATTACTCCATTTAATTAATTCATCTTTTCATATAAGTTTGATCGTTCTTGCTGTTTTTGATCTGATCAAATTCGAAATGTTTATTCTACTTTATAGCTGGATCGGTGGAACAATATACATATCATTATATGCTAATCCTAAAAAAACAATCTTCAGGAGCATAGTAGTTCATGGAGAATGGGCGCATATGCTTATATTCAGAAGTCTTGCAATTCAATTTTACTTGAGCGCTTTTCATAGTATCTGAAGAGATCCATTCCCCATCTCAGGGCGGATTTTTCAGTACTTATGATATTTCTATAAAAATCATAATTATTGTTCTTTAAGAAAAATCTCACAGATAAAAAATTATTGGTTACTGTGAAGGCAACTTCCATATTTTCATCATATACCAGCAACTGCACATTCTTGGATCTTAGACTTTTTTCTAACTCTAACTTGTGATTTTCTTTAAGTTTTTCAAGAACATCCCTGGTTATTATAATCGAAATGGGTATGCCTTTACCCCTGAGCATTTCGATATGTTTTGGGTAGTCCGGATGCAGTACAGGAGAGACTCCAAACATAAATTTTGAATTTAACAGATTTTTAAGATATTCTTCATGTGGTTTGAACATCTCAGTCTGAGTACTCTTGAAAATATTGAATTCTCCAAGCTCATATAGTCGTACGCGGAACTCCCAGGGAACTCCTTTGAGGTTGTGTAAATTCCAAAATTCCAGATCCTTTTCAAATATATCCAGGGTTTTGACCAGTTGATCAAGCGAGTTATTCACTATTTTTCCGATGTCAGTCAGGACGTATTTCCTATCTTCCTGACAGACCAGATAATTCTTTTCCAGTTTTTTTATTTGAGGAATTATTTCAGGGGAAGTTACTTCAAAATGGTCTTTGATTTCCTGTAATGTTTTTGGCTCTTTTTGCACAAATGAAAGAATTTCCTTCCTTTTTTCAGAAAATGCTATAAGACTCAATAACCCTTTTGCTTTCATTTTTCCTCACCATTTCTCCACCAGCCTGCTCAACTTTCTTTCAAATTTACTGATACCAATAATAATCATGTAACTGAAATATTGCGATGATGGAGTTATTACTATATAATGGTTTTTTTGTACCAAAATCCGGAAATCTCAATTATTGTTACATCAATTTCCCTATATATACTAAGCGGGGATTAGAAATCGTCATCGGGAATATCTTTCCCTTCGATAAACGGCATATTTTTCTCTTTTGAATACCTGATTGCATCTTCTTTTGTGAGCGCTTTTCCTGTTTTGTCATCAAGCATCTCGCATACTACCATCGAGGGAGAAATACCGGCTTTTAGTGCAAGTTCTATGGACAGCTCTGTCTGCCCGCACCTCTCGTTCAGGAGACCTGTGGCCGCGCGAAGCAGCGCGACATGGCCAGGTGACCTGAATTCGTCACCGAAATCTATTTTCTCACCTTTCATTACTTTATCAACGGTTTCACCGACTTTTCTAATTGTAAGAGCCCTATCGTTATCGGTTATACCTGTAAAAGTTTCCCTGTGGTTAACCCAGAGTGAAAATGATGAACGGGAGTCGTAGGGGATATCCCCTTTCTTTTCCACAAGACTGATCAGGGATTTATGGCCGTTTTTAGAGACACTCCTTAAAATATCTGACATGAAAGGCAATCCCAGGCGGTCTGCGGCTTTTCCATATATCGCAACGCATATCAGCCCTCCGCCATCGCGCCGCATAAGAGCGACATCAGATGGTGTTATACATATAGCCGGGATAACAAGGTCTGTTTCTCCTTCCCTGTCCTCGGCATCAAACAGGAGTATCATTTTACCGTTTCTTAATGCATCTATTGCGCTATCAAGACTCATTTTATCACTTCCACATTAACATTATGGCCATCTTTGAGATCAAGATGGTCCCGCAGGTTAACAGGCGCTATTATTTCAATAATATCATCAGGATAATGGGTTCGCTCAGGAGTAATTACAGCGCCTTCAATATCGCAAATCCTTACCCTGAAACATGAACCTTTCCCGAAAGTCCTGTTATGGTCTGTAAAACCGGAGATCCTTATATTTTCCGTTATTTTCTTACGAAGATCAATACTTTTTGCATCAAGTCTGATATTCAGGGTGCCAGGATACGGATCAAAACCCAGCTTTTCAAGGAACTGTGTCCTGTAGCCCTCAAGTGAAATATAATATTGTCCTTCCCCCAGCCCTGTAATCAGCTTCCCGCTTAAGATTTTGATAGTCCCATTCCCTGAAAATATCTCGTTGTAATCACACAATTCCTTATGCAGCACATCGATCCCATTTTTTGTTATCGAGATCAACTGCCCATCAGGCAATAACTGCCGTGAGATTAGACTTTCCTCTTCAAGGGCCTTGAGCTTTCGCGCTGCTGTCTGCTGGCTCAAATCCAGATGCGCTGCAAATTGTACTGATGATAATTCCAGGGGTTTGTGGTGAGCACCAAGAAGCGCAAGTTTTTTCAAAGATTGTATATCCATATAATCCACTCATATTGTATATCTATATAGTCCACTCATTTTTGAGCTGCTACTCAAATATGGATTTATAGGTGTATAAAACTTTTCATTGATCATTTTGCAGCCGGGTATGATCCCAGTATTTTTAGCATTCCAACCTTGCTCTTTATTTTCAGGAGTGTCTCATTTATGGTTTTATCTTCAATGTGCCCTTTGATATCAATATAGAAAACGTAATCCCCCAGGACTTTCTTGGTTGGACGCGATTCTATCTTTGTAAGGTCAATATTTCTGCCGGCAAATTCGCCAAGTATCTCATACAGGGCACCGGGCCTGTTTTTCTCAAGATACACAATAATAGATGTCTTATCATTACCTGTGGGAGCTGGCGATGTTTTTCCTATAACAATGAACCTGGTGAAATTCTCCTTAACATCCTGTATATTTTCATCCAGTATTTTCAAGCCGTACATCCTGGCCGATTCCTCGGATGCTATTGCAGCAATTTCCTTAGATTCCGATGCAAGTTTTGCTGCATGGGATGTACTCAGGTCCGACCTTATTTCGACTCCTTTGAAATTATTTTTAATATATTTCCTGCACTGCGATAAGGGCTGGGGATGTGACATAATTATTTTTATGTCTTCAAGATTTCCTTTTGAAAGAAGACAATTTTTAATCCTGACTACTACTTCACCTGTGATTTTTAGCTGGTGTTCCATCAGCAGGTCAAGTGTGAGCGTTATTGAGCCTTCAAGGGAATTCTCAATAGGCACTATGCTGCAATCAACTTTTTTTCGCAAAAGTGCGTCAACAGTATCAAATATATCATCATAAAATTCCAATTCAGCTTGATCGTCCCATTGTCGCGAGGCTTTTTCCGAGTAAGTGCCCTTAGGTCCGAGAGTTCCTATTATCATCTGCTCCTTATATTGATGGATAAAAGAAATAGTTTGTTGCTTTTTCCGAATATTCCAAAAATATCTGAGCAAACTTTTAAAAACAATCCACCTTATTATAGGT
This Candidatus Methanoperedens sp. DNA region includes the following protein-coding sequences:
- a CDS encoding DUF116 domain-containing protein; amino-acid sequence: MVGVVICQCRGRGFFKQEDFGKLSTYIRENHNVKYISEHPYLCSPTLGLPFLNSLLKNDKIVTLACYQRSQKWLFNSCKGELVHVNMRDLGLKEVITEMKNILPAKNGENTEEIHEWFPVIDYDRCTGCGSCFDFCIFGVFDIQDDQGGVKVANPYNCKDNCPACARDCPEEAIIFAKSTEKWVSGGEGEGSSESAVFTIKDFEYPGRARKISNIPDPEDRQKIRELIYTSKESVDCIDATGTKILNHLGLPSKYLDFTIAELKTQILSEDFSKIPYDKRVLIVPHCLRDSEKCRNHYEPLETGLQLICEDCGSENCKINPIIKVARELGYTIYISEGATVVLRMLKERKANAFFAVACLDSLMKAIPIVDSLKIPSGGLPLLKGGCKNTDIEIDTVIKRIRLNKVMS
- a CDS encoding NAD(P)/FAD-dependent oxidoreductase, with product MKYDTIVVGAGPAGSFTALKLAEQGQKVLLIDKQGRDRYKPCGGGMCTRCLKLVGEPPDEVIERKVKKETLYTKNKSFSVSCSESVEKKGIVVYRNKFDSWLIDRAEAKGVEILEKSKVDSIKMNGGATIKLEGGKEFESDVLVGAWGASSYLYKYINISPPKYYISISQELKLPSGLVEERLNEPEIFWDGNITTNGYFWIFPRKEGVNIGYIEQTKKANGIKEKFNKIIQNHPIISQKLKGSEEMKINGRSLFGHPVAESYLDKFHGDHFVLVGEAGGLINSLTGEGIYYALKSAELAASIISEGEYSEKSLGRYTELCYSELIDNDLKYSAKMAKMMFGHKPQFHDRIMDAMLELTEENSEIKKIMESMFSSVEYGQIYNPLMSKKGLLIRKLGLLGVMKMISG
- a CDS encoding polyprenyl synthetase family protein; amino-acid sequence: MVNESIPNFPSITPLDEMYLAMHRLMDADGKRLRPSTLLVAAEAVGGEPEDVIPAALAIELINNVCLIHNDIINGADTRKGYLTVHKIWGASDGILAGDALYSKAFEILSYAKSGPSQIIESMQILSKTYIDLCEGQWMDIDFQKRNDVTESEYLQMVEKKTAVLFAAGLKIGAVLSNASREEAQALWDFGCLAGVGFQIYDDVTDLIASEGIPGEPESGDIIEGKRTIKILKETGSIDRALNRASSFIDAGKSALEILPDSEAKKILIGFTDYMVQQKYYG
- a CDS encoding prenyltransferase (UbiA prenyltransferase family catalyzes the transfer of a prenyl group to various acceptors with hydrophobic ring structures in the biosynthesis of respiratory quinones, hemes, chlorophylls, vitamin E, and shikonin), with amino-acid sequence MVFGATINLLYASLVVAISGGLRLYVASLLSGKDMGISISLVMVLIVYSTYTLDRTINCMEDKVNRTQESNANKFIPYFLLCMCLLFAILILIQNRIFPLIALFPIIMGFMYTKGVKIGNYSIKLKQGKGIKNFFVAFTWALTIILLIYPAENLSLFLIFILFFIKSFINTVIFDFKDIKGDSQAGLKTIPVYFGELKAKLLLHLINSSFHISLIVLAVFDLIKFEMFILLYSWIGGTIYISLYANPKKTIFRSIVVHGEWAHMLIFRSLAIQFYLSAFHSI
- a CDS encoding winged helix-turn-helix domain-containing protein, translating into MKAKGLLSLIAFSEKRKEILSFVQKEPKTLQEIKDHFEVTSPEIIPQIKKLEKNYLVCQEDRKYVLTDIGKIVNNSLDQLVKTLDIFEKDLEFWNLHNLKGVPWEFRVRLYELGEFNIFKSTQTEMFKPHEEYLKNLLNSKFMFGVSPVLHPDYPKHIEMLRGKGIPISIIITRDVLEKLKENHKLELEKSLRSKNVQLLVYDENMEVAFTVTNNFLSVRFFLKNNNYDFYRNIISTEKSALRWGMDLFRYYEKRSSKIELQDF
- the ribB gene encoding 3,4-dihydroxy-2-butanone-4-phosphate synthase, with product MSLDSAIDALRNGKMILLFDAEDREGETDLVIPAICITPSDVALMRRDGGGLICVAIYGKAADRLGLPFMSDILRSVSKNGHKSLISLVEKKGDIPYDSRSSFSLWVNHRETFTGITDNDRALTIRKVGETVDKVMKGEKIDFGDEFRSPGHVALLRAATGLLNERCGQTELSIELALKAGISPSMVVCEMLDDKTGKALTKEDAIRYSKEKNMPFIEGKDIPDDDF
- a CDS encoding DUF120 domain-containing protein, with the translated sequence MDIQSLKKLALLGAHHKPLELSSVQFAAHLDLSQQTAARKLKALEEESLISRQLLPDGQLISITKNGIDVLHKELCDYNEIFSGNGTIKILSGKLITGLGEGQYYISLEGYRTQFLEKLGFDPYPGTLNIRLDAKSIDLRKKITENIRISGFTDHNRTFGKGSCFRVRICDIEGAVITPERTHYPDDIIEIIAPVNLRDHLDLKDGHNVNVEVIK
- the pheA gene encoding prephenate dehydratase is translated as MIIGTLGPKGTYSEKASRQWDDQAELEFYDDIFDTVDALLRKKVDCSIVPIENSLEGSITLTLDLLMEHQLKITGEVVVRIKNCLLSKGNLEDIKIIMSHPQPLSQCRKYIKNNFKGVEIRSDLSTSHAAKLASESKEIAAIASEESARMYGLKILDENIQDVKENFTRFIVIGKTSPAPTGNDKTSIIVYLEKNRPGALYEILGEFAGRNIDLTKIESRPTKKVLGDYVFYIDIKGHIEDKTINETLLKIKSKVGMLKILGSYPAAK